A single region of the Hippoglossus hippoglossus isolate fHipHip1 chromosome 17, fHipHip1.pri, whole genome shotgun sequence genome encodes:
- the selenof gene encoding selenoprotein F, whose amino-acid sequence MSGEVYLLWLLSLLKTVSAYGADLSSEGCRELGFSSNLLCSSCDLLGEFSLTKLQPDCQQCCQQEAQMEARKLYAGAILEVCGUKLGRFPQVQAFVRSDKPKMFKGLQIKYVRGSDPVLKLLDDNGNIAEELSILKWNTDSVEEFLSEKLDRI is encoded by the exons ATGTCGGGGGAGGTGTATCTCCTGTGGCTCCTCTCGCTCCTAAAAACG GTGTCGGCGTACGGGGCCGACCTGTCGTCAGAGGGATGCAGGGAGCTGGGCTTCTCCAGCAACCTGCTGTGCAGCTCCTGTGACCTGCTCGGGGAGTTCAGCCTCACCAAGCTCCAGCCTGACTGCCAACAGTGCTGCCAGCAGGAGGCCCAGATGGAAGCGCGCAAG CTTTACGCTGGAGCCATCCTCGAGGTGTGTGGATGAAAATTGGGGAGGTTCCCCCAAGTCCAAG CTTTTGTCAGGAGCGATAAGCCAAAGATGTTCAAGGGTCTTCAGATCAAG TATGTCAGAGGCTCAGATCCTGTACTAAAGCTTTTGGACGATAATGGGAACATCGCTGAAGAACTCAGCATCCTCAAGTGGAACACAGACAGCGTGGAGGAGTTCCTAAGTGAGAAATTAGACCGGATATAG